The Periplaneta americana isolate PAMFEO1 chromosome 14, P.americana_PAMFEO1_priV1, whole genome shotgun sequence region caatggcgacttgttgcaaccagtactcacaacattatgagaacacatgttaaggaagccagttgaccttcaaacaaggaaggggagtcagctgcgcggcgggtatgcacgaacggtcgttatttcctggatccccctcgtactattacataatatataactgtcattttgcaaatcaagatttcaggtataacttcctgtaaagttgatttgaataatttcgagggaaaaattgttccggagccaggtatcgaacccaggacctttggtttaacgtaccaacgctctaccactgagctacccgggaactctaaccgacaccgatccaatttttccctctatatccacagacctcaaagtgggctgacaaccgtcaagcaaccaacttcgagtgcacactaactccgtgtgacttaaattgtggtttttctgttacgaacagtgacgtgtattatgcaaatcaagatttcaggtataactccctgtaaagttgatttgaataatttcgagggaaaaattgttcaactGTCATTTTGCACAGCAAAATTCCCTATATTGACATTGTACTGCTCAACACAGCAAACATCCACATCGGTGGCGATTGGAACTACATACAGCTACATCGTACAGGCAAGGCCATTGAATCAATGTAACACTGATTGCCAAGTTTCAGCTATGTCTTAAATGATTTCACTGATCTATTAACAAGTATTAATAAGTATGTGTTCTACAAATATCTTCTAGTAAACGAACTACTTTACATAGTCGAGCTAGATGCTTGGTTTATAATGTAATCAAGTATTATGACGAGTAAGGAAAAGAGAAAAGTACAAAGTAGCTTTAGGACAAGCTACACCTCTCGCGGTGTATCTTCATAGTTGGGTGATGTCAGTGGACTTTAGAACTAAAGTCACTTAGCTCAAGATGTACCATGCAGGGAGTAtgcttaaagtaaataaaaaggtAGTATACGGAAAAAGGACATGTACAGAAGAAACGAACATGAGACTCCAAGGTCAAAAAATAGGAAAGCAACACATTAAATTGATTCATAAAATCTGAGCAAGTGCAAAATTAGGCAGATGTTTCAATGTTATCATTCTCTTCACAAAGAAATGCCTACTTCACATAAATTACTACAAtcctataaaaaaataataataatttgcagcTTGTAAAGAAACATTAAGAATAATAAAGTCGATATGGTTTCAGTTCAAGAAATATAAGGATAAACAGGAAGGATTCGTGATAAGAACAGTTTGGCTGTGGTGCATGTGCGAATCTATCATGCAGTGTCAGCGTGATTCTTACCTGAATTTATTTTTGAGTGTGCATTCAGCCAAGATAATCCTGTCGCGAACTGCATGTGGATAACCGACACTTCAAGAGAGAAGCCCCGATATTGTGGGCGAGTTTATTGTAAAGGTGGTGgcatttcaaatttattaatctatttaaaGTGGTCACACCATCGCGAGCTTGAAGATAGGGCAGGCAATAATGTTGGACAGCAGCCTGAGCATTCAACATGCCCACCAAACAGTATCAAATTGGATTaacttttaattacatttatatcaAAAGTTATGCAGCCCCTTAACGTGGTATAAGATGCCGGATTTAACTACTTCGTTAAGAGTTAAACCCAAGATATTCTCTGCTGTTTTGTAACATTGTGTTTGTATGCTAAAAATATTCTGATAGTGTGCATAACTTACAATCACACAGTTAATCATAATTTAACTAACCAGGTTACTGgttgttttttccaattttttatttcacttttacgtGAATATCCCAGATTTTTTAGGCAACTTATACGATAGTGTTCAGGATAAACTTCGAACTGaattaaagaactaaaaactgcTTATTCCACAACAGACTGCTTGTCGTTAAAAGGCAAGATAGATACTCGTACGTAACAGATACAGGTCAGTACATGACTGGTAATCAATTAACTACTGCTTGTTTTGACTTATCTGTCATCAAGGGAAGTCATACAGCCGACAACATTGCTGGTTGGATTCAAGACGTCATTAATTCATGAGGACTAAACAACAAAGTTTCTGCTGTTGTCACATACAATGAAACAAATGTGATTGTTGCCATCAAAAAATTAAACCTTTGCCATCTAGTGTGTGTTGCATACACATTAAACCATACCATCGAAATTtccagtgtgcgactttattaatCACTTTCAACTAAATGAATACTAGCTTCAGTGCCACTTTATCTCACTCACAACTACTGCCAGTTCCACCGGTTGGGCTATCAGTCATCCTTCAGAATTCCGTCCTTCGATTGTCTCTTCCCTCCATATACCTCCACTACCAACCTCCGATTCCTCCATCAATTGTAGTCGCTCTGCTGAGCAGCACTAATGCGTATAAGGTATACCATTAATTTTGCacctctactttttttttctgtttatggtGAAGGATCCTGTTCTAAGGTTGTAGCACCCAACATATAAGACCTGTTCACTATAGATTATTAAAAATATCAGTTCTATGAATTTCTTACAACAAGTATTTACTTtggtaatgaaaataaaaagacaaaatacTTTAcctgataattattgcattatttctACAATCCTCTTCCTCAGATGATATTACCTAGTCTAAATTATGACTCTGGAGAGAATACTTAATTTTAGTATAACCAATACATACCGGTAAAAGCAAAAGTACAGGGAGGAGTACACTATAAAAGAGaaataacataacaaaaatttcgaatTGTTTCAAAACACTagaaatgaattgcaaaaaaatttCCTTTGTCTAATGACTTACACATTTTGGGTAAAAAGAATTACAGAATTAGAGGGGTGTATGTGATAAAGGATTCCATGGTCTCATGGTAATCCCACTTGTAACCATGACTGGTTAAGCACCATCTCTTatattgttcttttatttttgGTCATGTGTTACAGGATGTTTGTAGATAGTTAATAAAACCAcagattcgaaaaaaaaaaacttttattaataaactataaccgtataaataaatagcaaattCATTTCTTCACCAGCCTTAGAAGAGACCCGGAAGTTGTTTCAATactgaaacgaaaaaaaaaaaaaaaggataaaaatacatactgtgtataaaaataaataactgtatcaAATAGAACAAAACTTCAAAGTGTTGAAATGTTAAAAGGGTGATATAAATTATGCTGTACAGCCATTTCAGAATTTTATTCTCAATCATCAGCAGTCTACTATTGTGGTGGTCTTGTTTCTTGCTAATCACTCTCTTCTATAGGAGGAAATATTTGGGTGTGATTGTGGAAAGTGGTAAGGATGCCTTTGTGTTGTGCATTATAATGTCAAAAAGTTACcagaatgtaaattaaaatttgaatgaatatttattaactacaaatATCCTTTCACCCAGTAGTAGTTACAggaaaaataacaacatataaagacAAGACATACTAacagaaaaactaaagaaatatagAGTAGgaatataaacaaatgaaattaagggcagaaaataaaagaaattgtgTGTTGAGCATATACATAAAATCGTATCATCATttagaaagtaaaaatataatacattgtaCAGTATCCTATGTTATATGCCAGTAAGTTGCTGCATTGTGAGGCGGAAATTTTCATAGCCTATTTCCATTTCCGCATTCCAAAACACATACTTCACAGGATAAGTACACATAAATGGTTTCGAGCAAGAAAAACTCAAAGTACCTAGCATTTGTTATTGATAAGACTAGGctatatattaattttcaaaacaaaaacatGACTTACATACCATTTTACAAGTTCTGCTCCAATTATATCATGAATATGATATAACATTCCCAGTTTAGCAGACTTCTCCAAATTCCTCTGTTCTAATTcctaatagaagaaaaatattcgaaattatttgttcattgatAGTTGCCTTCATATATAAGTTAGTAACAAGACGATTtgatgatgtcattaatttcgtcATAAACAGGTACCACTCATGGATAATTACCAATCCTGATACTTACAAATTGTAAGATTTCACTGAACTTGCACTTCCTTATTGTTCTCAAGACAGACTTCCTGCCTTTCAAGTAAGCTCTCATAAATTCTCCAGCATTTGGGAAGGAAAACCAGAAGCTTGCTGTTGATCTCAAAGCCAATAATCCTGAGCTCACAAGGTCACTTGGGAGAAGAAGTAATGGGTAAAATGCGAAATGTTATCagcttaattaaaataaataattcagagaAACAAGTAAAATGTTTACCTGATTTCCTGTTGTGAAAAACCTAACTCTCCTCGTAATAGTGCTTTATCAATACTGACATCTTGTACTTTCGGTAACACCTCTTTCAAAAAGCGGCTAATTACGTGCTTTTTTGAGCAGTGTTGATTAATATGATTGACAAGATCGTCAAAATATATGACTACCAGAGCAGCCTCTTCACCACCAAGTTTAAATAAACGAACTACACCTTTAGCTTGAAGACTGTTCTGAAAAACAATCAGAATAGACAAAATTACaacttctttcaatttttttgatAATTCTCCAGAAAAGATACACTTAAGATtgcataataattttcttttacttCATTCGCGCTGTAAGATGTATATAGTGATAAACACGTGGATTTTAATTTGCAGCCACAAATAgtttcaacataaaaattgtttgataCTTACCTAGGCCTACTGTATTCTAATGCAATATTGTAGTCACCCCGTAGTTGTTCCTgtatgcgagaggtccaggacgaattactagaaaaatggtgattttagtttgcagccacaaatactttcaatatCCATAAAACATagcatgcgagaggtccaggcgAATTACTACGGAAATGGTCTACAatagtgcattagaatatacaggtaagcaGGGCCAccgacaggatttatgggcccctgtgcaatattgtgctcgggTCCCgttgaaaaaaaagttaaaaatgacaagttaACAATTATTCTGACCACaacaattatttgcaaaataaatcaaagataaccccatacacagatacgaatctaaaaatatagcctacacttttgttacattgaaaacttttagcaaaacttcacattagcacaatatattacatTCATCACACTTCTtcttcagtagggcctacatacgaggcgcgtccataaagtaactttcccactcgtcccacagctagcaaaccatatgttgcgtgaAGCGACTGTGTGtacatgatagagtaatgtcctggcatggtgcatgcgctagcggaatttcccaagtgctctcagtagcttcgttgcatagATTGAAGATGGATGTTCCTATTTCAGCTCCCACtgcgtgtgaagtgcggtcagtgataaagattttgaatgcacaggacatagtgccgattgaaatttatcgtcagctgcgCCAGGTCTATGGTtttaacgtcatgagcaagcagatggtgtgttgctccacaaggtcgtctgtgatgatggttggcctcccactgcgctcctcatcgtgcacattttggcgtcctgctgaaaattgtctacagcagcaacgcaccaccTACTTGCCCATAGACCATAGacgatcgctctccagactaaggaggccaaggttactcagtctttcctgacacattgttactctgaatacatttttatttccttcattttatttgaagttggtgtgaaattgagtgtTGCTATtgaaggtgcagaaaataaaccaatctcaagcctgtctgttcaggttgtcaaaaatgaagatAATTCATGCTTAGAATGGAATACTGATGATTGTGGCTGTCTAGAAAAAATTTGTGATGACAGcagtattgaatcagaacaagcaaacaatagtaaaaatgatgtgttaatatgtgcaagtgaagTAAATTTACccacaccagttcctaactctgagtcatggcaagTAACATGCGACATTGGAAAAGtaaaaagtggcagacaaattgtgtcactgaatgtgttgttcgaaaaagtacccccaacctgcctaataaccttccaagtgacggaacaagagcctttccagaattattttcaaaactcaagagtGAAGAATGTGTTGCCAGAGACTGACTAattagtgtggagtgaaacaaatcagtcatTGTACTGTTTTCTCTGATTTGTTTCACTGCACACTAGGCaatctctgggaacacattctccattgttgagttttgaaaatactgtaatactgtttttggaaaggctcttgttttcgaacaacacattcaatgacacaatttgtctgctactttttagttttccaaggagGTCAATTTCACACCActtcaaacaaagttctactcccttcCTTAATATGTTCCAATTTTTGTCTCTCCTTGCACTTCTCAACTCCcgacttatgcttctacttgtccattgtccactcgtaacactaatgaacagaatttactagacaaacgacaacgaaaaaacgaaagtttcgtcacgaaacatactatgtaggccctactgaaaaggaaatGTAATCCTCCGGCTTGGATTTGGGATAGTCCACTAAGAGGGCAAGCCAATTGAACGTTTTCGGTACAAGTGATgggaacatatttcaggcaaatgCCGGAGACGTCAAGTGTCATGTCGATGATTGTTAACGTGGGAAatcgatattctattatataaaagttaaacattcacataatgaagtggtaatttgtattaattttactattgttggttaatatgccacattcatgtaacaaatgttcttagaaacttttttagtaccggtatgtatctgtgaataactatttgtgataataaaaagtaatcagactcacttaatctgacgggcccttactgctcacgggcccatatgcacttgacccctttgcccccccttctCGGTGCAGGTAAGTAACGATTATTATTTTGAAAGTGTTTGTTGTTGCAAACTAAAATCAAGTGTTTTTATCACTATATACGTCTCACAGAAGCTAGTCTGGGAAATTACCAATTCTTTATAGTACAGATTATTTGAATTGCATGATAATAAAAACTGATGAAGACAAGTTAATTAAACCGTCTAGTGCATGAATGACAGGTGGTCCGTCAAGTTCAAGTATATCCCTCAGGCAAAGTCATGAATATGCAAAGTGCAAACCACAAACCACGACCCCGCAATAGGTTTGCTAGACAGGTGACACACTGCAGTGGTTTGCCTAACTTACTAGTAATGaatgacattttttaaaagttGATGCATGTGCAACTTTGTATAAATCTTgtgaattaaaatacataaatggcAATACTTTTTAACTTCTTTAAAAAGAGAGATATAAGATAAGGTTATTTCTACCCAAATTAGCTACCCGTACATCAGTGATTGAACTACATTGACTTAATATCTGTatcaattataggcctaatatcaaaAATAGTACAATTCCTAAGATAATGTACTTACTACTTCTCGGTCCACTGATGTTTTACATTTAATTATGCTATAAATTTGATGAACCAACAAAACAGGTGGTAATTTGCCCTCAAATTTCTccaaaggaaatttacttttcaaaTATGTAAGTGCAGCTACAACATCAGACGGTGCATCTGATAAAGAatcaaaactatttttattttctgtttcactGGTTACTTTAGTAAGCTGAGTATTCGCAcgaaatttcttattttgtccatAAAAGTTTGAAGATGACGGTCTCTTAATCATACTATCAAACTCGTTGACACACAGGTACTGCACGTCAAAGTACACGTTAAACTGTGAACAAACAATTAAATCTTACATATGTGTGCAtatatttaataaccaatatagATATTATGTGAATTGGTCACCCACGACACTACTATCCAgtcaaaatacaattaattaatacactgTAGTAGTTCGATTTTCGTCAATACACAACCACCAAACCAAGGTGACCAGGACACTAAACAACATCATTCAGCGCAAAGTGCAAACTCAAGTCACTTTCTTCTTTTGTTGGCTAGCCTGTAAAGTGTAAATagtctgccatctagcggaataccgTGTGAAACTCTCATAATCAATTCGGTGGTAGACGTAGAATGTTGGTGTTAGGTTATAAAACTTACAATTACAGTAAATATGTTTGTTCTTGCAGAAATGAAGCATGTTATACGAACTCCACCGCACATATTTCATTTAAAGTTGAATGATGCAATTGCAGAGGAGCTAAATAGGAAATTAGCAAACAAGGTAAATTGCATCTTCCAATTTTTCTACCTAACCTTTTCATAGAAAACGAATCTTGAATGcagttgtggttttctgtttgttttaaaTCATTCACCCCCGTCATTCCCGTCACCCATTTCCCTTACTACATATTGTTAGACATGAACCTAGTGTCTAAATTTCTTGTGTCAGGTATAACTAGCAAACGTGAGTAGGCTGTAACTAGGAATTtctggtgaaacgagcgttgagcggattccgccgattttggaataggcaccgacgtacttgaactgccaacatagaaaacaaaaaatcacactcaatcgctttcaccttcatcttgacgggataataaaagcctaaactaacctaacctaacctaacctaagtgcgtcggtgtctattccaaaatcggcagaatccgctcaacgctcgtttaaccgaaTTTTCTTGGGTGAGTAATGCTTgccataaatttaatttaccgtatATTAATCTCCAATAGCCAGAAGTTTAACAGAACTATCCCGAACTACTATCAATAGGTCCAACTAATGTTTGCTGGACATAACTTAAGTATTTTCAGTTCTTAAGATTAATTTGTTATACAAAAGATGTGATAAAGAAACATGGGATTTCTTTTTCCTCTGGTGTCAgttttatgaatatttttgttactgctATTGCTAATCGTTCCTCTTCTCCTCCATTAGCCCATAAAAGAATGAAGATGGTGAAAGGTACTGAAATTATATTAGATCtcttaactttaatttttttatccttGCTGAAACTTGCAGctacttttttttgtaataaatcaTGTCATATTCTTCTATTTCTAACTTCAATAACATATATTGCATCTTTGCAGGTTGTTTTACATGTAGGATTGTGTATTGCTCTACATGACATTACTCAGTTAGAAGATTCATACATATTCCCAGGAGACGGAGCTGCTCACACTAAAGTTCACTTCAGATATGTTGTGTTCAGACCATTCATGGAAGAGGTCATCACTGGAAAGATTCGAAGCTGCAGCCGTGAAGGAGTACATGGTAATTGGTTACATAATGTATTGCCTGAAACAGGTACATAACTGGCCAACAGACCTGTAGTTTGTTATCAATACCAAGCAGGCGTGTTGTAATCTGAggcatgccccccccccccacccttaCAACCTCGCTGATTGGTGTAGTTCATCACAAAGTTTCAGTCGCCTTTTTACCTCTAGGAAAGTCTCGGTACTTAATTTGAAAGGAGGCTGAGTGGACCTCTGGGTTGTTCTAGAGGTTTTGGAAACGAAAATTCCGCTACCATCCaggattgaacccaggacctttcaCTCTGACTCTGAGCTATCTGGCCTGGCagcatatatgtatataaattccTTAGGGGGATTTCGAGAAAAAACATAAAAGTTGAGGATTTAAAGAAAAAACTCCTAAGGTTCCTCATTGGGAAGGTGTGCAACATCTGGGTGGAAGATCCTTAAACATAAAAGTGTAGTATTATTGTGGTCGTTTGTGAACGGTTTTTgagttattaatataaattaaagcgAATAGATAACAACATTGCAGCAcatattcatatagcagaaggttgAATccgaatttatgtaatttaactgAGTTgctgttctaaaattctaatagttttattcgatatttttatttttcgtaactGTGCCCCTATGTTTAAACTTCATGAGATGACAGTAGTTcagaccaaagacgttatatagtatactagactcacacggagcgctggtgtgctgtccaaaattgaaaccagtctgcgcatgtttacgccgccattaaATAGGTAGAAACAGCGGTAAACACGAAACCCGAGCTACTTGCAAAGTGGCTTGTTGCTAttaaaagagataaatttgtgccttcacctaacgtaaaattgtgttcggctcattttaaagtcacagatttttggaaaagtaatggcaatagaattttgaaagatgatgctgtaccatccctgtttaattttccaagccatttgcaagAGGTACGATATTTTACCTCTGTTGTTACACTATCaatgtaattaaaaatcaatcagtagtttacgacaataaagaatacttaattgttagtacaagcatatcagactgtagagaaatctcactgagtg contains the following coding sequences:
- the LOC138713374 gene encoding inactive serine/threonine-protein kinase 19-like isoform X1, giving the protein MIKRPSSSNFYGQNKKFRANTQLTKVTSETENKNSFDSLSDAPSDVVAALTYLKSKFPLEKFEGKLPPVLLVHQIYSIIKCKTSVDREVNSLQAKGVVRLFKLGGEEAALVVIYFDDLVNHINQHCSKKHVISRFLKEVLPKVQDVSIDKALLRGELGFSQQEISDLVSSGLLALRSTASFWFSFPNAGEFMRAYLKGRKSVLRTIRKCKFSEILQFELEQRNLEKSAKLGMLYHIHDIIGAELVKCIETTSGSLLRLVKK
- the LOC138713374 gene encoding inactive serine/threonine-protein kinase 19-like isoform X2 — its product is MHTYNSLQAKGVVRLFKLGGEEAALVVIYFDDLVNHINQHCSKKHVISRFLKEVLPKVQDVSIDKALLRGELGFSQQEISDLVSSGLLALRSTASFWFSFPNAGEFMRAYLKGRKSVLRTIRKCKFSEILQFELEQRNLEKSAKLGMLYHIHDIIGAELVKCIETTSGSLLRLVKK